A portion of the Thermoflexus sp. genome contains these proteins:
- the nuoK gene encoding NADH-quinone oxidoreductase subunit NuoK, translating into MVPLSWYLLVAAALFCIGVYGVLARRNAIAILMAIELMLNAVNLSLVAFWRYLHPTATTGQVFALFVLVVAAAEAAAGLALIISIYRNRETVDVENIDLLKG; encoded by the coding sequence ATGGTTCCGCTTTCCTGGTATCTGCTGGTGGCCGCTGCGCTGTTTTGCATTGGCGTCTATGGGGTGCTGGCCCGACGCAACGCGATCGCCATCCTGATGGCGATCGAGCTGATGTTGAATGCGGTGAATCTGAGCCTGGTGGCGTTCTGGCGCTATCTCCATCCCACCGCGACCACCGGACAGGTTTTCGCTCTTTTCGTGCTGGTCGTTGCAGCGGCGGAGGCGGCCGCAGGCCTGGCGCTCATCATCAGCATTTATCGCAATCGCGAAACCGTCGATGTGGAGAACATCGATCTCCTGAAAGGCTAA